The genomic region GTACTGAAAACGGGTCTTTTTGAACACGCACTTTAAGATGATTCATATATGACATAAAAAAAGCTTAAACGTTGTAACGGGTTACACGTCAAGTTTTACTTTTGACCCCAATCTAAGGCATACTATTATTCTATAGTTCGTTAGCAAGAAGGGAGTCTCCGATGTCCAAGTTTGATGAAATTATGAAGCGGTCCGGTTACTCAAAAGCGACCGTGTCACGCGTGATTAATCATTCTCCGCATGTTAGTGATGAAGCAAGACAGATCATAACGGATATTATGAAACAGTTGAATTATATTCCCAACCGAAATGCGGTATCGTTATCTACCGGGCAGACCAAGCAGATTGGAATTGTGACATCTACCACAGGTGAGATCATTCTTACGTTCATGAATCAATTCATTGATACAGCCATGGATTTTGGATTTCAGACGATTATCTATACATCCCGTGGAGATCGGGATATTGAATTACAGGCTTTCGAAGATCTGCGCAGCAAACGAGTGGATGGGTTAGTTATTATTGCTTGTGTCAATGATCCTCGGAAATTAAAGGCTTATATGGAGTATGGGCCCATTGTCTCCTGGCAGCGAATGGGGAATGATGAGATTCCGTCTGTTGCGATGGATCAGGCAGAAGGGTATAAGTTAGCTCTGGAGCATCTGGTATCAAAAGGATACACCCGAATTGCGAATGCATTTGGTAGGACTGAAAGTTTGAATACCCAGAGCCGCCGTAAAGCCTATGAATCTTTCATGAAGAGTAGAGGGTTGCAGGTGTGGACTGAAGCATATCAATATTCCGTATTTAGCTCCTCCGATGGCGAAGAAGCGATGCGGAGAATGGCTGAGGGACCAGAACTTCCACAGGCCGTATTATGTTCGAATGATTATGCAGCCATCGGCATTCTGAGTGAAGCACGCAGACGGAATATACAGGTACCGGAACAACTCGCCATTGTGGGGTTTGATGATATAGAGCTTTCCCGTGTTCTCGGAATCACGACTATACACAATCCGATTGCGGAGCAAGCCACCCAGGCTTTCCATCAATTGTGGGCCGTATTGGGTAAAACAAATTTGAAGACGGAGCAGCTGACATACCATCTGATTGAGCGTGAGACGACTTGAATCCGTAAGACCTGATGTGGAAATATGGTTTTATGGATTCAATAATTATTCAAATTTGAAGCATCTTCGAATCAAATTCATACGTTATACTGAAGATGGGCTTCAGAACGACATATCTGAACGGAGATGTGGCGTGAAGTTTTCTTATCATGTTACAAGTTACATATTTCACAAACGATTAGCGGGAAAGGTGAGAATGGACTTTATGAAGACAGTGACAGGCCGATTCAGAATTGCGGGCATATGGGAGGGCGTATCCTTACTTCTATTGATTTTTATTGCTATGCCTCTGAAATATTTTGCAGATATCTCTTCCGCTGTAGCCGTAATGGGCATGATTCATGGTATTTTGTTTCCTTTATACCTTATTGCACTAGTGCATTTGGCTCTGGTCAAAAAGTGGAATATAACACGCTGGTTGATGGGTGGACTGGCGGGTCTATTGCCTTTCGGAACTTTCGTATTCGAATCTTATCTTCGGAAGAGAGATTGGAAATAAAATTTAATATGACTAAATGAAAGCAGGCGACTAATTCAGATGTTATCCGAATTGTCGCCTGTTACTTTCTGTACAAGTACTACTTTACAGTACCTTGCTGACGATCGGAAAGCAGGCTTACTCCAATATCGCCAGAGGCATTCGACACAGGTGCATACGCCGAGAAGGAAGTAACAACTACCAGGGCAGTGAACAGAAATAAGAATGATTTTTTCATACCATAACCTCTTTCATATGGGGATATATTCCATTTGATTCTAACGCACATAGGCTATACTTGAAAAGAAAAAGTTTAAATGAGCAAGCTATTGAATGACTGAAAGGGTTGAGCTTCAATGAAAGATATTCATGAGTTAACTTCCATAGAAATGGTTGAAGAAGTTATTCAACAACATGAATTGTTTTTTTTGTATGTATCTCGTCCAGAGTGCAGTGTATGTCACGCTTTACTCCCCAAGATCAGGGCTTTGCTTGAACCTTATTCATCAATATACCTGGGTCACATTAATGCTAACGAAGTGGAAGAGGTTGCGTCCAAGTTTCTTATTTTTACCGTTCCAACAATGATCATGTTTGTGGAGCAGAAGGAATATATTCGAGCGGATCGTTTTGTTCGCTTGGAACGTCTGGAAGAGCAACTGCAACAGATCCACTCCATGTATAAACAGGATGGGGAATAGAAAGCTAAAGCTTCATGAACGGCGGCTCATACATGAGCCGTTTTTTTGCGCCCGCAGTGGCCTATAGCTATGAATAAAGTACATGATGCCTGAACTCGCAAATTAAAGTGTTGCCATGAAAACGGTTTTATGATAATTTAAACATTATAAAAACGTTTTTATAGCAAAGGAACAAAATCTATGGCAAAAATAACGATTAAAGATGTAGCAAGGGAAGCGGGCGTATCCATATCGACGGTTTCCAACGCCTTGAATGGTGTAGATGTCTTGAACCCGGAGACGAAATCGCATGTTCTCAAGGTGGCAGAGCGTTTAAACTATGTGCCCAATCTGAACGGCAAGCTATTGAAGTCCGGTCAAACCAAAATGCTGGGTTTTTTCACCACAAGTGTATCGGGTCCATATTTCTATAAGCTGGTGGAGTCGATGTCTCGCGAATGTGATCGGCTTGGGTATGGTTTGAATGTATTTGTGACTAAGGATAAACACGTAATTATGAGTAACATTCTGGGGCGGCGGGTGGATGGTGTCATCATCTACGAAGAGCTTCGGATCGATGAGCAAGATATTATTGCTATGGAGAAAGATAAGATCAAGGCTGTTTTTTTGGATCGGGTCTATCAGAGCGATACGATGGGAAGTGTCATTTTTGACTCGTATGTGGCGGCTTACGAAGCAACCAAGTATTTAATTGGGCTGGGGCACAAGAAAATTGCTTATATTTCGGGTGTGGACACGATGTTTGATAGTGTGCAGCGTAAAGATGGCTATCTGGCGGCTCTGCGTGAATACCAGCTTCCAATCGATGAAGATTACATTATACAAGGGTATTTTGAGGAGGAGAGCACGTATAGTGCTATAAAATCTTTTCTTCACTTGCATCCTGGCAAGCGGCCTGATGCATTTCTTGCGGGGAATGACTTGAGTGCCATTGGTTGTATGCATGCGTTGAAATCTGAGGGCTTTGAAGTGCCTCAAGATGTTAGTGTCGTGGGCTTTGATGATATCGATATCGCACAGTATTTTTCCCCACCACTCACAACGGTAAGAAATCAAATTGCAAGACAGGGTATCCTGGCCATCAATCAACTGGTGGGCATGATCAAGGAGAAAGAACAAGGGGCTGCACAGAAATTGGCGGGTGAGCTAGTGGTGAGAGGTTCAAGCCATGTGAAGATCGACCGGAAAGATTATCGTACATAAGCTGACTCATCTTCTCCGGTCTTTTTTACACAAATAAAAGTAAAGGGGGTTTTTATGCCGAAAAATAAAAACGTTTTTATAAACATGCATGATGGAGGGGAGTAAAAGAACGTGGATAAATTAGCCGTAGAGACATCAACCGGTAAAAATCCGATCAGTCCCAATGGAAAGAAGCCCATGGGACAACGGATCAAAGAATTCATAGTGGATTATCGAAGACAATGGGAGATTCAATCAATGATTATCCCTGGCATTATCTTTATGATTATTTTCTGTTATATCCCGATCTACGGGTTGACGATTGCATTCAAAAATTACACAGTCATTGATACACTGGCTACTGCTCCATGGGTAGGACTGGATAATTTCAGAATCATTTTGTCTGACAAATACTTCTGGGATGCGGTCGTGAACACTCTGGGGATCAGCTTTTTGAAACTGGGTATAGGCTTCGTGATTCCCATCATTCTTGCGATCATGATCTACGAGTTAAACAGCGGACGCTTCAAGAAATTTGTGCAAACGGTTTCATATTTACCTCACTTTTTGTCCTGGATCGTACTTGGGGGAATGCTGATTACCTGGTTTTCAACAACGGGGTTATTTAATCAATTGTTACTTAGCCTGGGAGTGATCTCGCAACCACAGAACATCTTGCTGGACGCAGGCAAGTATTGGTGGATTGCTACCTTATCGGATATCTGGAAAGAGGCAGGTTGGGGAACCATTCTGTATCTGGCGATCATGGCGAAGATTGATCCTACGTATTATGAAGCTGCCAAAATTGATGGTGCAAGCCGTCTTAGACAGATATGGAATATCACATTGCCCAACATGAAATCAATCATCAGCTTAAATCTGATTCTAACTGTAAGCGGTTTATTAGGATCCAATCTGGATCAGACACTGGTTCTCATGAACTCCCAGAACCGCGACAAAGCGGAAGTCATCAATTCGTACGTCTATCGTATGGGGATGTCTCAGGGTGACTTTTCATATGCAACGGCCGTTGGCTTGGGCGTCTCAATCATCTCTGTCATTCTGCTCGTCACGGCGAACAAAATTACGAGCAAATTAAACGATAATCAATCTGTGTTGTAGAAGGAGGCATCCCGCGTGAATGGAAAGGTGGCAAAAGAAGATCTCGATAGTCGGATCTTTGATACCTTAAATATGATTTTGCTAATCATTTGTACGGTTGTTATTCTGGTTCCGCTTTGGAATGTCATCATCTCTTCCTTTAGTTCAGGCAAAGCGTTGGCGGAAGGTGGGTTCATCTTCTGGTCACCGGAATTCTCACTGGAGAATTACAGAGCTGTCTTCAACGATCAGGGCATCTGGCAGGCCTTCTTCATATCAGTGTCCAAAACAACGATCGGCGTTGTTACACATGTGTTCTTCTGTGCCATGGTTGGCTACGGTCTGAGCAAAAAGTACATAAGAGGCCGTAAATTATACGTTGCCATGGGGGTCATCACCATGTTCTTCTCGGGTGGCATGATCCCCACGTATCTGTTAATCAAATCACTTGGCTTGCTTAACAGCTTCTGGGTATACATTATCCCAGCGTTATTCAGCTTCTATGATGTCGTGATTCTGATGAATTTCTTCCGGAATGTCCCGGATTCTCTGGAAGAATCGGCCAAGATTGACGGCGCAGGGGATTGGCATATTTTCCTGAAAATATTCATTCCACTCTCCATGCCTGCCATGGCTACAATTGCGCTATTTAATGGGGTGGGGCAATGGAACGACTTCATGACAACCAAGTTATACATTACCGATCAGTCACTGTATCCGCTCCAGATGATGTTGTATGAGATTATCGTGCAGTCCCAGACCCAATCCATGCAAAATGTCGGGGGTTCGGCTGTCATTGAAACAACAACGAAAGGCGTGCAATTGGCCACCATTGTCATTACAACACTACCGATCGTGCTGATCTATCCCATCGTTCAGAGATACTTTATCTCGGGTATGATGCTGGGTGCTGTTAAGGAATAGAAGAACCAAATACCCATTCGAGGAGGAACAAAAACATGTTGAAGTTGAACAAGGCATCAGGAAAAAAAGGGATTAAAATGTTCGCAACACTGCTCACGGCCGTACTTATGATTACAGGTTGCAGTGGTGGATCTGGGGGCTCCAGTGAAGGGAACTGGGTATCCATTGAAGAT from Paenibacillus sp. FSL R5-0341 harbors:
- a CDS encoding LacI family DNA-binding transcriptional regulator; this translates as MSKFDEIMKRSGYSKATVSRVINHSPHVSDEARQIITDIMKQLNYIPNRNAVSLSTGQTKQIGIVTSTTGEIILTFMNQFIDTAMDFGFQTIIYTSRGDRDIELQAFEDLRSKRVDGLVIIACVNDPRKLKAYMEYGPIVSWQRMGNDEIPSVAMDQAEGYKLALEHLVSKGYTRIANAFGRTESLNTQSRRKAYESFMKSRGLQVWTEAYQYSVFSSSDGEEAMRRMAEGPELPQAVLCSNDYAAIGILSEARRRNIQVPEQLAIVGFDDIELSRVLGITTIHNPIAEQATQAFHQLWAVLGKTNLKTEQLTYHLIERETT
- a CDS encoding thioredoxin family protein; the encoded protein is MKDIHELTSIEMVEEVIQQHELFFLYVSRPECSVCHALLPKIRALLEPYSSIYLGHINANEVEEVASKFLIFTVPTMIMFVEQKEYIRADRFVRLERLEEQLQQIHSMYKQDGE
- a CDS encoding LacI family DNA-binding transcriptional regulator; translation: MAKITIKDVAREAGVSISTVSNALNGVDVLNPETKSHVLKVAERLNYVPNLNGKLLKSGQTKMLGFFTTSVSGPYFYKLVESMSRECDRLGYGLNVFVTKDKHVIMSNILGRRVDGVIIYEELRIDEQDIIAMEKDKIKAVFLDRVYQSDTMGSVIFDSYVAAYEATKYLIGLGHKKIAYISGVDTMFDSVQRKDGYLAALREYQLPIDEDYIIQGYFEEESTYSAIKSFLHLHPGKRPDAFLAGNDLSAIGCMHALKSEGFEVPQDVSVVGFDDIDIAQYFSPPLTTVRNQIARQGILAINQLVGMIKEKEQGAAQKLAGELVVRGSSHVKIDRKDYRT
- a CDS encoding ABC transporter permease subunit, coding for MGQRIKEFIVDYRRQWEIQSMIIPGIIFMIIFCYIPIYGLTIAFKNYTVIDTLATAPWVGLDNFRIILSDKYFWDAVVNTLGISFLKLGIGFVIPIILAIMIYELNSGRFKKFVQTVSYLPHFLSWIVLGGMLITWFSTTGLFNQLLLSLGVISQPQNILLDAGKYWWIATLSDIWKEAGWGTILYLAIMAKIDPTYYEAAKIDGASRLRQIWNITLPNMKSIISLNLILTVSGLLGSNLDQTLVLMNSQNRDKAEVINSYVYRMGMSQGDFSYATAVGLGVSIISVILLVTANKITSKLNDNQSVL
- a CDS encoding carbohydrate ABC transporter permease, with translation MNGKVAKEDLDSRIFDTLNMILLIICTVVILVPLWNVIISSFSSGKALAEGGFIFWSPEFSLENYRAVFNDQGIWQAFFISVSKTTIGVVTHVFFCAMVGYGLSKKYIRGRKLYVAMGVITMFFSGGMIPTYLLIKSLGLLNSFWVYIIPALFSFYDVVILMNFFRNVPDSLEESAKIDGAGDWHIFLKIFIPLSMPAMATIALFNGVGQWNDFMTTKLYITDQSLYPLQMMLYEIIVQSQTQSMQNVGGSAVIETTTKGVQLATIVITTLPIVLIYPIVQRYFISGMMLGAVKE
- a CDS encoding DUF3817 domain-containing protein, which produces MKTVTGRFRIAGIWEGVSLLLLIFIAMPLKYFADISSAVAVMGMIHGILFPLYLIALVHLALVKKWNITRWLMGGLAGLLPFGTFVFESYLRKRDWK